The following proteins come from a genomic window of Montipora foliosa isolate CH-2021 chromosome 2, ASM3666993v2, whole genome shotgun sequence:
- the LOC137993560 gene encoding tetratricopeptide repeat protein 28-like, with protein MQYSVDEKPTMKVAISLVMKDLPSQTVFSALEGNTISFWLLRDDIGINFRQKKIKNGSAKSLMKSTFKQINAGTVVRCENRLLYRQRSDFSSSREAVEETVQSLSLSVHSLQPLYDVLVSPIADLIQGDDLVFVPDGHFCLAPFSAMSDSVRIRTIPSLTALKLITMAPDHFQSKNEALLVGDPYLREVTYGTGEPMYGQLPCAKKEVDIIGELLQTVPLTGKNATKAEVLKRMKSVALIHIAANGDDGSGEIALAPNPERTSQIPEEEDYMLSLSDVQAVRLQARLVVLSCCHSGQGEVKSEGIVGIARAFLCAGARSVLVSLWAIDDEATFMFMKSFYQHLADRKSASTALHHAMKSLQETKKYSAIKYWAPFVLIGDDVTFEFGQLEDEKNETMSKT; from the exons atgcaataCAGCGTTGATGAGAAACCTACAATGAAGGTAGCTATCTCTTTGGTTATGAAagatctaccttcacaaactgttttctcAGCACTTGAAGGGAACACGATCAGCTTCTGGTTGCTAAGAGATGATATCGGgataaattttagacaaaagaaaatcaaaaatgGAAGTGCCAAGTCTCTGATGAAAAGTACTTTTAAACAGATCAATGCGGGAACCGTTGTACGATGTGAGAATCGTTTGCTTTACAGACAACGCAGTGACTTCTCGAGCAGTAGGGAAGCTGTTGAAGAAACCGTTCAGTCCTTGAGCTTGTCTGTGCACTCTTTGCAGCCtttgtatgatgtcttagtcAGTCCTATAGCAGACTTGATCCAGGGTGATGACTTAgtgtttgttcctgatggacacttttgcctggctcctttttctgcaatgagtgactctgtcaggatccgtacaattccctcgctgactgctttaaaattgatcactaTGGCACCTGACCACTTCCAAAGTAAGAATGAAGCGCTGCTTGTAGGCGATCCGTACTTGAGGGAAGTCACTTACGGCACTGGTGAACCCATGTATGGACAGCTGCCGTGTGCGAAAAAAGAGGTGGATATAattggagaacttctgcagaccgtgcctcttacaggaaaaaatgcaaccaaagctgaggtgctgaaaagaatgaagtcagttgctttaatccacattgctgcaaATGGGGATGACGGatctggagaaattgctttggccccaaatcccgAACGCACATCCCAGATTCCCgaagaggaagattacatgttatcgttgagcgatgttcaagcagttcgtcttcaggcaagactggttgtgcttagttgctgtcatagtggccagggagaggtaaaatctgagggCATTGTGGGAATAGctagggctttcctgtgtgctggtgcccggtctgttctggtgtcactctgggcaatcgacGACGAGGCGACCTTCATGTTCATGAAGAGTTTCtaccaacacttggcagatagaaaaagtgcaagtacagctcttcaccatgctatgaaatctcttcagGAGACAAAGAAGTATTCGGCCATAaaatactgggcgccatttgtgctaattggcgatgatgtcacctttgaGTTTGGGCAGCTCGAAGacgaaaagaatg aaacGATGTCCAAAACGTGA